A stretch of the Pan troglodytes isolate AG18354 chromosome 20, NHGRI_mPanTro3-v2.0_pri, whole genome shotgun sequence genome encodes the following:
- the TRIR gene encoding telomerase RNA component interacting RNase, with protein MAARGRRAEPQGREAPGPAGGGGGGSRWAESGSGTSPESGDEEVSGAGSSPVSGGVNLFANDGSFLELFKRKMEEEQRQRQEEPPPGPQRPDQSAAAAGPGDPKRKGGPGSTLSFVGKRRGGNKLALKTGIVAKKQKTEDEVLTSKGDAWAKYMAEVKKYKAHQCGDDDKTRPLVK; from the exons ATGGCTGCCCGAGGGAGACGGGCGGAGCCTCAGGGCCGGGAGGCTCCGGGCCCCGCGGGCGGTGGCGGTGGCGGGAGCCGTTGGGCTGAGTCGGGATCGGGGACGTCGCCCGAGAGCGGGGACGAGGAGGTGTCGGGCGCGGGTTCGAGCCCGGTGTCGGGCGGCGTGAACTTGTTCGCCAACGACGGCAGCTTCCTGGAGCTGTTCAAGCGGAAGATGGAGGAGGAGCAGCGGCAGCGGCAGGAGGAGCCGCCCCCGGGTCCGCAGCGACCCGACCAGTCGGCCGCCGCCGCTGGCCCCGGGGATCCGAAGAGGAAGGGCGGTCCGGGCTCCACACTTAGCTTC GTGGGCAAACGCAGAGGCGGGAACAAACTAGCCCTCAAGACGGGAATAGTAGCCAAGAAGCAGAAGACGGAGGATGAG GTATTAACAAGTAAAGGTGACGCGTGGGCCAAGTACATGGCAGAAGTGAAAAAGTACAAAGCTCACCAGTGCGGTGACGATGATAAAACTCGGCCCCTGGTGAAATGA